The proteins below come from a single Cannabis sativa cultivar Pink pepper isolate KNU-18-1 chromosome 3, ASM2916894v1, whole genome shotgun sequence genomic window:
- the LOC133035623 gene encoding heat stress transcription factor A-3, producing MNSNDESSSPHSSSKMSETLETQPFLSDSFFVEEGVGFSGSHSPASFAFSPLPIPFSSSPVFEFQSGIPVGERNQTVPSSSTGGEAGALVTVTGTEFVEVPRPLECLQGNPIPPFLSKTYDLVDDPALDPIISWGSTGGSFVVWDPVEFSRIILPRNFKHNNFSSFVRQLNTYGFRKIDTDKWEFANEAFQRGKKHLLKSIQRRKSHQSQQQIGSYIGPSSEAGKSGLEDEVEKLRNEKSTLMQEVVELQQQQRGTVHFMEAVNKRIQSAEQRQKQMVSFFSKMLQNPSFIGRLKQKEPQKEISSSRTQRKFVTQKQHQIGEPDSSMEGKLVKYSPGWRDLGMPLEGRDLNPFHMEQGIGENAENLPFQFEDFIPDELILSDDITAMQGLSEMPDQIGEGAASSMQTGDHFFKGKGILSPKQELNPDYYVSFPEDLMKEKSFPELSSTGMESIIKQEDIWSMGLDTGAGMSSGGSDLLLATPVSYEMPELPLDIWDLGSLQVGGSELNKWSSADETPYIDPHSQSSQPKDNLPKNMDP from the exons ATGAATTCGAATGATGAAAGTTCTTCTCCTCACTCTTCTTCGAAGATGTCTGAGACTTTAGAAACTCAACCATTTCTATCTGATTCTTTCTTTGTGGAGGAGGGTGTTGGATTTTCTGGGTCTCATTCTCCGGCTTCCTTTGCCTTTTCTCCATTGCCAATCCCATTTTCATCTTCCCCTGTTTTCGAGTTTCAATCGGGAATCCCAGTTGGTGAAAGAAACCAAACTGTACCTTCTTCTTCTACTGGAGGAGAGGCTGGAGCTCTGGTTACTGTTACTGGGACGGAGTTTGTTGAAGTCCCTCGACCTCTTGAATGTTTACAGGGTAATCCAATTCCGCCATTTCTGTCTAAAACTTATGATCTTGTGGACGACCCAGCTCTCGACCCGATTATCTCGTGGGGTTCTACTGGTGGGAGCTTCGTCGTCTGGGACCCTGTGGAATTTTCCAGAATCATTCTGCCAAGGAATTTCAAACACAACAATTTCTCCAGTTTTGTTCGGCAGCTCAATACTTAT GGGTTTCGTAAGATTGATACTGATAAATGGGAGTTTGCAAATGAAGCTTTCCAGCGAGGGAAGAAACATCTTTTGAAAAGCATCCAACGACGCAAATCACATCAATCCCAGCAGCAGATAGGAAGCTATATTGGACCTTCTTCTGAAGCAGGGAAATCTGGACTCGAAGATGAGGTAGAGAAGTTGAGGAATGAGAAGAGTACATTGATGCAGGAGGTTGTTGAATTGCAGCAGCAGCAGAGGGGTACTGTTCACTTTATGGAAGCAGTGAACAAGAGGATCCAGTCAGCTGAGCAAAGACAGAAGCAGATGGTTTCTTTCTTCTCGAAGATGCTTCAGAACCCATCATTCATTGGTAGACTTAAGCAGAAGGAACCACAGAAAGAGATAAGCTCCTCGAGGACACAGAGGAAATTCGTGACACAGAAGCAGCATCAAATTGGAGAGCCAGATTCTTCTATGGAAGGAAAGTTAGTGAAATACAGTCCTGGTTGGAGAGACCTTGGCATGCCTTTAGAAGGGCGAGATTTGAATCCATTCCATATGGAACAAGGTATAGGAGAGAATGCCGAAAACCTGCCATTTCAGTTTGAGGATTTCATACCTGATGAATTAATTTTATCAGATGATATAACAGCAATGCAGGGACTTAGTGAAATGCCAGACCAGATCGGGGAAGGGGCGGCTTCTAGCATGCAAACTGGAGATCATTTTTTCAAAGGAAAGGGTATTCTGAGCCCAAAACAAGAGCTTAATCCTGATTATTATGTCTCTTTTCCAGAGGATTTAATGAAGGAGAAAAGTTTTCCAGAACTCTCATCTACAGGAATGGAAAGCATCATAAAACAAGAGGACATATGGAGCATGGGTCTTGATACCGGTGCTGGTATGTCAAGTGGTGGCAGTGATTTGTTGTTGGCTACTCCAGTCAGCTATGAAATGCCAGAGCTGCCATTAGATATCTGGGATTTAGGTTCATTACAAGTAGGAGGATCAGAACTTAACAAGTGGTCATCAGCTGATGAAACACCATACATTGATCCACATAGTCAATCTAGTCAACCAAAAGATAATTTACCTAAAAATATGGATCCTTAG